Proteins from one Fuerstiella sp. genomic window:
- a CDS encoding trypsin-like peptidase domain-containing protein: MVRRTGTIVWSAGMLAVGLAVGGHIDSLKVTQSVQAISSTRTAVMSGADVLMLTSDHIAQVSEAVMPSTVHIQAVRSESDGRRVEETGSGVVMRSSRVNGYFVITNNHVIRGAHLDDIKLRLPDGRETIPVRVYRDAATDVAVMQLKETGLRTALWGNSRDLKIGHQVIAVGSPFGLSRSVTMGIVSATGRRALSLTEDDSVTNQDFVQTDAAINPGNSGGPLIDMNGEVVGINTAIASNSGGNEGIGFSIPSHLARHVFEHLVRWGRVRRGYLGVELDSSFDQATAKRLGLSLAVGAHVTRVYRQRPTPASQAGIRPGDVIVAFDDVRVEDENHLINLVGLASIDQSLSMEVVRGGRSMVVNVTLSDRDSYRSVSDAPGTFMTR; this comes from the coding sequence ATGGTGCGACGAACGGGAACAATTGTCTGGTCAGCAGGTATGCTGGCTGTTGGACTGGCAGTCGGCGGACATATCGATTCACTGAAAGTGACACAGTCAGTCCAGGCGATTTCGTCCACCAGGACAGCTGTGATGTCGGGCGCTGATGTACTGATGCTGACCAGCGATCATATCGCACAGGTTTCAGAAGCCGTGATGCCGTCCACCGTGCATATTCAGGCCGTTCGCAGTGAATCGGACGGACGCAGGGTCGAGGAGACCGGTTCCGGCGTGGTGATGAGAAGTTCGCGGGTCAACGGTTATTTTGTCATTACAAACAACCATGTCATTCGTGGTGCTCACCTCGATGATATCAAGCTGCGACTGCCGGACGGTCGTGAAACCATTCCTGTTCGCGTGTACCGCGATGCTGCAACCGATGTTGCTGTGATGCAGCTGAAAGAGACCGGTCTGAGAACCGCATTGTGGGGAAACAGTCGGGATCTGAAAATAGGGCATCAGGTGATTGCCGTCGGTAGCCCGTTCGGACTGAGCCGTTCCGTTACCATGGGTATTGTGAGTGCGACCGGACGCCGCGCTTTATCACTGACAGAAGACGATTCGGTGACAAATCAGGATTTCGTCCAGACTGATGCCGCGATCAATCCGGGCAACAGCGGAGGACCGCTCATCGACATGAATGGAGAGGTTGTCGGGATCAATACGGCAATTGCTTCCAATAGTGGAGGTAACGAAGGCATCGGGTTTAGTATTCCCAGTCACCTTGCCCGACACGTCTTCGAACATCTGGTCAGATGGGGCAGAGTTCGACGGGGATATCTGGGAGTCGAGCTGGATTCCTCATTTGACCAGGCAACAGCCAAGCGTCTGGGACTGTCGCTTGCAGTGGGCGCCCATGTTACCCGGGTCTATCGTCAGCGACCGACTCCCGCTTCGCAGGCCGGGATTCGGCCAGGAGACGTCATTGTGGCGTTTGATGACGTACGCGTTGAGGATGAGAATCATCTGATCAACCTGGTGGGGCTGGCAAGCATTGATCAATCACTTTCCATGGAGGTGGTTCGGGGAGGCCGATCTATGGTTGTTAATGTGACACTCTCTGATCGCGACAGTTATCGATCTGTATCCGACGCTCCGGGAACATTCATGACTCGCTGA
- a CDS encoding tRNA modification GTPase yields the protein MPFDLVDAIAAVASPPGPSIRGIVRISGPEAVMIVSRLLNSDVPQTGAPVRIRGCVLSKRLGSPLPVSVLVWPTARSYTGQPMAEFHVIGSPAILELLLAAVIDEGARLAERGEFTMRAFLNGRIDLLQAEAVSGVIDAADHDELRSALTQLGGGLTQELQQIRSSLIAILGDLEAGLDFVEEDIEFISSETLIRRMTDIRVALQDLLVDSVNRLPSGYRPRVVLAGLPNAGKSTLFNRLADADLAIASEIAGTTRDYLCCPVSFAGISIDLIDTAGWTNSKDPIQMTAVERRQQQLDAADLVIWCRAGDLNEEDQLKDAELRDSVLSRSRRLIEITTCIDRSGTSDNSDEGICVSALSGAGLSELRHQLVQCLTEETTSRGELRATISSRCRDSIERVLLSIDSAVESVKEDLGEELTAIGLRESLQEFRGILGETWTDDILDHIFSSFCIGK from the coding sequence ATGCCATTCGATCTTGTGGATGCCATTGCTGCGGTTGCGTCTCCGCCAGGTCCGTCGATCCGGGGGATCGTACGCATCAGCGGCCCGGAGGCCGTCATGATTGTCAGTCGACTGCTCAATTCAGATGTGCCGCAGACGGGGGCCCCTGTCCGAATTCGTGGATGTGTGCTGTCGAAACGTCTCGGTTCGCCGTTGCCGGTGAGTGTCCTGGTGTGGCCTACAGCTCGCAGCTATACCGGACAGCCCATGGCTGAATTTCACGTGATTGGATCTCCGGCTATTCTGGAACTACTGCTGGCGGCAGTGATTGATGAGGGGGCACGTCTGGCTGAACGCGGTGAGTTCACGATGAGGGCGTTCTTGAACGGACGCATTGATTTACTCCAGGCGGAAGCCGTATCAGGTGTCATTGATGCGGCCGATCATGATGAACTGCGGTCAGCGCTCACACAGCTCGGAGGAGGTCTCACTCAGGAGTTGCAGCAGATTCGGTCGAGCCTCATCGCGATTCTGGGTGATCTGGAAGCAGGCCTTGACTTTGTTGAAGAGGATATTGAATTCATTTCGTCCGAAACGTTGATTCGGCGAATGACTGACATTCGTGTTGCGCTGCAGGACCTGCTTGTCGATTCAGTGAACCGGCTTCCCTCCGGGTATCGTCCGCGTGTTGTACTTGCCGGATTACCAAACGCCGGGAAAAGTACACTGTTCAATCGTCTGGCAGATGCTGATTTGGCCATTGCTTCGGAGATCGCCGGTACGACACGTGATTATCTGTGTTGTCCGGTCAGCTTCGCCGGAATTTCGATTGATTTGATCGATACGGCCGGCTGGACGAATTCGAAAGACCCCATACAAATGACAGCGGTGGAACGTCGGCAGCAACAGCTGGATGCAGCGGATCTCGTGATCTGGTGCAGGGCGGGCGACCTCAACGAAGAGGATCAGTTAAAAGATGCCGAACTTCGTGACAGTGTGTTATCACGGTCGAGGCGGCTGATAGAGATCACGACGTGTATTGATCGTTCCGGTACGTCAGACAATTCAGACGAGGGGATTTGTGTGAGCGCGCTGTCGGGAGCCGGCCTTTCAGAGCTGCGTCATCAGCTGGTTCAGTGTTTGACTGAGGAAACGACGTCACGGGGCGAATTGCGGGCAACCATCAGTTCCCGCTGCCGAGACAGTATTGAACGGGTACTGTTGAGCATCGATTCAGCTGTGGAATCGGTAAAAGAAGATTTGGGAGAGGAACTGACCGCAATTGGTCTGAGAGAATCGCTTCAGGAATTTCGCGGAATACTCGGTGAAACATGGACTGATGATATCCTGGATCACATCTTCAGCAGTTTTTGCATTGGCAAATGA
- a CDS encoding ABC transporter ATP-binding protein, which yields MIETRNLTKRYGNLIAVNNINMTLGQGDVFGFIGPNGSGKTTTMRMIATLLNPDHGEAYICGESIYTSQEKIRRLVGFMPDFFGVYDDMTVIEYLEFFAASYRIDSSARRGICEEKLELVDMAFKRDAMVNELSRGQTQRIGLARTLLHEPQVLLLDEPASGLDPRARIEIRNLLKRLGEMKKTVIVSSHILPELADVCTRVGMIEKGNLIVDGNVAEVMRKARARIILNIRVRDRPEDAARCVEQCDSVDTVSINEDQMLEVTLNSGVEDYSDIPSAIISQGLALTLFREEEVNLETAFLQLTKGLVQ from the coding sequence GTGATTGAAACACGTAACCTGACGAAGCGATACGGAAACCTTATCGCTGTCAACAACATCAATATGACACTCGGACAGGGAGATGTCTTTGGCTTCATTGGACCAAATGGTTCCGGCAAAACCACAACCATGAGAATGATTGCCACGCTGCTGAATCCCGATCATGGTGAAGCGTATATCTGCGGCGAGTCGATTTACACCTCACAGGAGAAAATCCGACGGCTGGTAGGGTTCATGCCGGATTTTTTCGGTGTTTACGACGACATGACTGTTATCGAATATCTTGAGTTCTTTGCAGCCTCTTACCGTATTGATTCTTCGGCCCGTCGTGGGATCTGTGAAGAGAAACTGGAACTCGTCGACATGGCATTCAAACGTGATGCAATGGTGAATGAGTTGTCCCGCGGACAGACACAGCGCATTGGCCTTGCACGAACACTACTGCACGAGCCTCAGGTTCTGCTGCTGGATGAACCTGCCAGCGGACTCGATCCCAGAGCCCGTATTGAGATTCGAAACCTGCTTAAGCGTCTCGGGGAGATGAAAAAAACAGTGATCGTTTCCAGCCACATTCTGCCGGAACTGGCGGATGTGTGCACTCGGGTAGGCATGATCGAAAAAGGGAATCTGATTGTCGATGGAAACGTTGCGGAAGTGATGCGAAAAGCTCGAGCAAGAATCATACTGAACATTCGCGTGAGGGACCGTCCGGAAGATGCCGCCCGCTGTGTGGAACAGTGTGATTCTGTTGACACTGTAAGCATCAATGAAGATCAAATGCTGGAAGTCACTCTGAACAGCGGTGTCGAAGACTACAGCGACATTCCATCTGCCATCATTTCGCAGGGGCTCGCTCTCACTCTTTTCCGGGAGGAAGAAGTGAACCTGGAAACAGCATTCCTGCAGCTGACTAAAGGCCTCGTTCAGTAG
- the tpx gene encoding thiol peroxidase: MSDVREGAVTLKGNSVSLVGAALNPGESAPDYLLQNTGLQDVTLGDSAGKTRIIATIPSLDTPVCHDETKKFNEQAGNLEGVEIFVVSMDLPFGQKRWCGAENVESVHTLSAHRCTRFGEDYGILIKGGPLDRCLARAIFVVGPDGLLKHVEYVGEIAEHPNYDAALAAATA, translated from the coding sequence ATGTCAGACGTACGTGAAGGGGCGGTTACGCTCAAGGGAAACTCTGTGAGCCTCGTTGGTGCGGCTCTGAATCCCGGGGAATCAGCGCCCGATTATTTGCTTCAAAACACCGGTCTTCAGGACGTGACACTCGGCGACAGTGCCGGCAAAACACGAATTATTGCCACGATTCCTTCACTGGATACGCCGGTCTGTCATGATGAAACAAAGAAGTTCAATGAACAGGCCGGGAATCTGGAAGGAGTTGAAATTTTTGTGGTCAGTATGGACCTGCCGTTCGGACAGAAAAGGTGGTGTGGAGCCGAAAATGTTGAATCAGTTCACACACTCAGTGCTCACCGCTGTACCCGTTTCGGTGAAGACTACGGCATTCTCATCAAAGGGGGACCGCTGGATCGCTGTTTAGCGCGGGCCATCTTTGTGGTTGGACCGGACGGATTGTTGAAGCACGTCGAATACGTTGGTGAAATTGCCGAACACCCCAACTATGACGCTGCACTTGCTGCTGCGACGGCGTGA
- a CDS encoding type II secretion system F family protein: MIPSKALYPFCHAMSRMLEAGVDIRKALPTAVKTSSDRRLIKSVQRVQDRVKAGHDLTTSFRKFSLNYPPLFLDLLNVGEQTGALPEVMNALGDYYEARVRRFREFRSAIAWPGIQLFAAIIVIALLIYILGLIGTPAGNTPVDLLGLGLQGTTGAITWLGGTLGSLFGLWIFWKVLSRSMNGRQFLDTFLLHVPAVGSCQRKFAIARFAWCFSLTQGAGMSIRPSLTSSLNATANGAFIAAIPHIWNEIHSGETLGDALRSPNLFPEEFLHFVDTAEQSGTVPESMKRMSHHFDDEAHRALQWLTMLAARAVWGVVAMMIIYFIFKIAMFYINLLNSAASDVLTG; the protein is encoded by the coding sequence ATGATACCCTCGAAAGCGCTCTATCCGTTTTGCCATGCGATGTCTCGTATGCTTGAAGCAGGCGTCGACATTCGCAAGGCACTCCCCACCGCTGTTAAGACATCATCCGACCGACGTCTGATCAAGAGTGTGCAGCGGGTGCAGGACCGGGTAAAGGCGGGACATGACCTGACGACATCATTCAGAAAATTCTCTCTCAACTACCCACCACTGTTTCTGGATCTATTGAATGTGGGAGAGCAGACAGGAGCCCTGCCCGAAGTCATGAATGCTCTGGGAGACTATTATGAAGCCAGAGTACGACGCTTTCGGGAGTTTCGATCAGCCATTGCCTGGCCGGGGATTCAACTGTTCGCAGCAATCATCGTCATTGCACTGCTCATCTATATTCTCGGATTGATTGGCACACCGGCCGGAAACACACCGGTGGACCTGCTGGGACTCGGCCTGCAGGGAACAACCGGAGCAATCACATGGCTGGGGGGAACCTTAGGTTCTCTGTTCGGACTTTGGATTTTCTGGAAAGTGCTGTCCCGGAGTATGAACGGACGTCAGTTCCTAGATACGTTTCTGCTGCATGTTCCGGCTGTGGGCTCATGCCAAAGGAAATTCGCTATTGCCCGTTTTGCCTGGTGTTTTTCACTGACACAGGGAGCCGGAATGTCAATTCGACCGTCCCTGACCAGCAGCCTGAACGCTACTGCCAACGGAGCGTTCATTGCAGCCATTCCGCATATCTGGAATGAAATTCATTCCGGTGAAACACTCGGAGATGCACTTCGGTCTCCGAATCTGTTCCCTGAAGAATTCCTGCATTTCGTCGACACGGCTGAGCAAAGCGGAACGGTTCCGGAATCGATGAAACGCATGAGCCACCATTTTGACGACGAGGCTCACCGTGCTCTGCAGTGGCTGACAATGCTGGCAGCAAGAGCTGTGTGGGGTGTGGTCGCGATGATGATCATCTACTTCATTTTTAAAATCGCCATGTTCTACATCAATCTGCTGAACAGTGCAGCGTCTGATGTACTTACGGGATGA
- a CDS encoding pyridoxal phosphate-dependent aminotransferase: MTVSFSRFAETLTVETAFSVLAVVRQLQSAGKDVVELEIGDSPFSTTAAATAAGLAAISDQQTHYCPSPGLQEFRAAAADFVREEFSIPANAENVAVGPGAKVFEQFFCEAFLNPGDGVLVFNPAFPTYRPNIERRGARMITRPLRQSDSFRPRMSDIEEFLNNDEAPRAIFLNSPNNPTGGVTTRQDLQDLADLIRGRDVAVFSDEPYCHMIWDGQHHSLAALPGMLDQCVATYTFSKSWSMSGWRLGFCVSSAAITDKIGRMINTSLSCIPPFVQRAGIAAMTKDTEERDASMQKFGKKVQLLTDGLNELDGFHTLPPTATFYVFPNIAPVCNRLGITSHGLAMYLLEGADDSFGIACLGGECFGEAGEGFLRLSCAEPDDRLRQAIDFIPKALSRQDRIDVWLETHPEFRLKQHYDEP, from the coding sequence ATGACCGTTTCATTCAGCCGTTTCGCGGAGACTTTGACCGTTGAAACTGCTTTTTCCGTTTTGGCGGTGGTGCGTCAGTTGCAGTCGGCCGGAAAAGACGTGGTCGAACTGGAAATTGGTGACAGTCCGTTTTCAACGACTGCCGCAGCAACTGCTGCGGGACTTGCGGCGATTTCTGATCAACAGACCCATTATTGTCCGTCGCCGGGGCTACAGGAGTTTCGGGCGGCGGCGGCAGATTTTGTTCGGGAAGAGTTTAGTATTCCGGCAAACGCGGAAAATGTGGCGGTTGGTCCGGGAGCGAAAGTCTTTGAACAGTTCTTTTGCGAGGCTTTTCTTAATCCCGGTGACGGTGTGCTTGTGTTCAATCCTGCTTTTCCCACGTACCGGCCAAATATCGAGCGACGTGGGGCCCGCATGATAACCCGACCGCTTCGTCAGTCTGACAGTTTCCGTCCACGGATGAGTGATATCGAAGAGTTCCTGAATAATGACGAAGCTCCGCGAGCCATCTTTCTGAATTCCCCCAACAATCCGACAGGAGGTGTAACGACGCGTCAGGACCTGCAGGATCTTGCTGACCTCATTCGAGGGCGTGACGTGGCCGTGTTCAGCGACGAACCCTATTGTCACATGATCTGGGATGGTCAACATCATTCGCTGGCCGCATTGCCAGGAATGCTTGACCAGTGTGTTGCAACGTACACATTCAGTAAATCGTGGAGTATGAGCGGCTGGCGACTGGGGTTTTGTGTATCGTCGGCGGCGATTACCGACAAAATCGGGCGGATGATCAATACTTCATTGTCATGCATTCCTCCATTTGTCCAGAGGGCCGGGATTGCTGCGATGACAAAGGACACGGAGGAACGTGATGCCTCAATGCAAAAATTCGGTAAAAAAGTACAGCTTCTTACTGATGGCCTGAACGAACTGGACGGGTTTCACACGCTGCCGCCAACCGCTACATTTTACGTGTTTCCGAATATTGCACCTGTGTGCAACCGGCTGGGCATTACAAGTCACGGACTGGCGATGTATTTACTGGAAGGTGCTGACGATTCATTTGGAATTGCCTGTCTGGGCGGCGAATGTTTCGGTGAAGCGGGGGAGGGTTTTCTGCGTCTAAGCTGTGCAGAACCGGACGACCGGCTTCGTCAGGCGATTGACTTTATTCCGAAGGCGCTGTCTCGCCAGGACCGTATTGACGTGTGGCTTGAGACTCACCCCGAATTTCGTCTGAAACAGCATTACGACGAACCGTAG
- a CDS encoding DUF4350 domain-containing protein, which translates to MRPVTKVTDTVIGTLTSRHAGFRLILVTAAVLAGHKIGAAEFTSVEVGYQRQAQVGRWMPIRTSAEGLSPGQSVSLTITSPDPRGNSVFRICETQTVAPDGSVSLSGLGRTGRLDDQLQIDLIDTKDSEILCSALIQCSKDTLEPEDNPVQKALHVYRHNVRFLLTVGQPPGITELLSQAKALSPEAPVLVGVSVDTVSQLPREPRAYELFSIILLTGPIEFSDQQFDALKSWIHAGGRLIICCNERFNDSLTSPLRRWLDERFDISPETRRVTDVDLNALQRIVPRSSRIPTRREDVRMNLIRATQPFRLAESTNGPLAARTMCGGGQVTVVTLDFSQSPLSGWTSLADFYAILMTGAPLSRSAAVGNSSRISSSGVSDLSTQLMASVDPIPDVGRWTTWSVMSLAFVWLLLIGPVDYFLVVILLKRPHFTWVTFPVWVTIGFVTLYGFKSGTSDVVMNSVHVIDVSQDQNDYPLQVYSLMSLSVPETKQIQLRGIPSPKYCGEASNLSLKWTGRAEDVYGGMYRSTGIGAGDQKYSCRDEIPDTITALPVLSDSSFECQAHWSNESAKPLVESSLSVSGFGILKGGFQHQLPVALRDWIVVFGNRVYRPRDDARMSLPAGEKWEFQRGGTQISDLKAWLNGDREVRTPPTRKPPGQSNSSVPYNLLGRDALDIVTMMTLFNAAGAEGYTRLRHDLLRRLEFSESIEMNYAVVIGWAEEPATLFEMDESAVTETSSLSIVRLMLPVERRPGQPSVLSDQPESADQSASDTPSANEAN; encoded by the coding sequence ATGCGTCCAGTCACGAAAGTAACAGATACCGTGATCGGAACTTTGACATCCCGACATGCCGGATTCCGGTTAATTTTGGTCACGGCTGCTGTGCTGGCCGGTCACAAAATCGGCGCCGCAGAATTCACTTCGGTGGAGGTGGGATACCAGCGACAGGCTCAGGTTGGCCGCTGGATGCCGATCAGGACGTCAGCGGAAGGATTATCCCCCGGGCAGTCAGTTTCTCTGACAATCACGTCACCGGATCCAAGAGGTAATTCTGTCTTTAGAATATGTGAAACACAGACAGTGGCTCCTGACGGCAGTGTGTCACTGAGCGGACTCGGACGTACCGGACGGCTCGATGATCAGCTTCAGATTGACCTGATAGATACAAAAGATTCGGAGATACTGTGTTCCGCCCTGATTCAGTGCTCCAAAGACACTCTGGAACCAGAGGATAATCCGGTTCAAAAGGCCCTCCACGTCTACCGACATAACGTCCGTTTTCTACTGACAGTCGGTCAACCACCCGGAATCACAGAATTGCTCAGCCAGGCAAAGGCCCTCTCACCCGAGGCACCTGTGCTTGTGGGAGTTTCCGTCGATACCGTCAGTCAGCTGCCGCGCGAACCCCGGGCATATGAGTTGTTTTCAATCATCCTGCTGACCGGCCCTATTGAGTTCAGTGATCAACAGTTTGATGCATTAAAATCATGGATTCACGCAGGCGGCAGACTGATCATCTGCTGTAATGAACGATTCAACGATTCTCTTACAAGTCCGCTCAGGCGATGGTTGGATGAACGGTTTGATATTTCTCCCGAAACCCGCCGAGTGACGGACGTTGACCTGAACGCGCTGCAACGAATTGTTCCCAGGTCAAGCCGCATCCCAACACGTCGGGAAGATGTCCGCATGAATCTGATCCGCGCCACACAACCTTTTCGGCTGGCGGAATCGACAAACGGCCCTCTGGCAGCCCGAACCATGTGTGGAGGGGGACAGGTCACTGTTGTTACACTGGACTTTAGTCAGTCGCCATTATCCGGCTGGACATCACTCGCCGATTTTTACGCCATTCTAATGACGGGTGCTCCACTGAGCAGATCAGCGGCCGTCGGGAACAGCTCCAGAATCTCCAGCTCCGGTGTCAGCGATCTGTCCACTCAACTCATGGCTTCCGTTGATCCGATTCCGGATGTGGGCCGCTGGACAACATGGAGTGTCATGTCGCTGGCATTTGTATGGTTACTTCTGATCGGTCCCGTCGATTATTTTCTCGTAGTGATTTTACTGAAAAGGCCTCATTTTACATGGGTGACGTTTCCTGTCTGGGTGACCATCGGATTTGTGACACTGTACGGGTTCAAATCAGGAACAAGTGATGTCGTAATGAATTCTGTTCACGTAATCGATGTGTCTCAGGATCAAAACGACTATCCGCTGCAAGTGTATTCACTCATGAGTCTGTCGGTGCCGGAAACCAAACAAATTCAACTCAGGGGAATTCCCAGTCCAAAATATTGCGGTGAAGCTTCCAACCTGTCACTGAAATGGACAGGGCGTGCCGAAGACGTCTATGGAGGTATGTACCGATCAACAGGAATTGGTGCCGGCGACCAAAAATACAGCTGTCGTGACGAGATCCCGGACACGATTACGGCACTGCCCGTTCTGAGTGACAGTTCTTTTGAGTGTCAGGCTCACTGGAGTAACGAATCAGCAAAACCACTGGTGGAATCCAGTCTCAGCGTCAGTGGCTTTGGAATCCTCAAAGGAGGTTTCCAGCACCAGCTGCCGGTCGCCCTCCGTGACTGGATCGTAGTGTTCGGAAATCGTGTCTACCGTCCGAGAGACGACGCCAGGATGTCGCTGCCCGCAGGTGAGAAGTGGGAATTTCAACGTGGTGGAACACAAATCTCAGATCTTAAGGCCTGGCTAAATGGTGACCGTGAGGTTCGGACTCCACCAACTCGAAAACCTCCAGGTCAATCTAACTCTTCGGTGCCCTACAATCTGCTTGGACGCGACGCACTTGACATTGTGACCATGATGACACTTTTCAACGCCGCCGGAGCCGAAGGTTATACGCGCCTGCGACACGACCTCCTCCGACGTCTGGAATTCAGCGAATCTATTGAAATGAATTACGCCGTCGTGATCGGCTGGGCAGAAGAACCGGCAACCCTGTTTGAAATGGATGAATCTGCAGTGACAGAAACGTCATCCCTGAGCATTGTTCGACTGATGCTTCCGGTGGAACGACGTCCGGGTCAACCTTCCGTTTTGAGTGACCAGCCGGAATCAGCCGATCAGTCTGCGTCCGATACCCCGTCGGCTAACGAAGCTAACTGA
- a CDS encoding general secretion pathway protein GspE: MADIDVYKEWLGIPEGERPPDHYTLLRLVMFEDDTEKVNRNYRKLNNHVRKFATGQYLKPSQLLLTELAKAMLCLTDADAKREYDASLGREAEEPVPDEETTTILGCLVSRGVIKRSQIEEVEHFAEARGLSVRDSVVQMKLADHVQATQALAAELRMQFVDLEDMLPEDNVLDGLPRNVVKRHTCLPLFEDGGRLLVACADEPAPELEDEVRMRFGIPMQGVMAVPRQINQAIAKHYASGIRTEADPVGGAGRDSETGANQNKSEKTTNKKSTVRERTTPLTDDEKAHRRNISLIALCWSVIVPLCVMNTLTEIGGLIQTCVTAAVAALVAGILRVSWWK, from the coding sequence GTGGCTGATATTGACGTCTACAAAGAGTGGCTTGGAATCCCGGAAGGAGAACGTCCGCCGGATCATTACACACTCCTGCGTCTGGTGATGTTTGAAGATGACACTGAAAAAGTGAATCGCAACTATCGGAAGCTGAACAACCATGTGCGTAAATTTGCCACGGGACAGTACCTGAAGCCATCACAGCTGTTGCTCACAGAACTGGCAAAAGCCATGCTGTGTCTCACGGATGCCGACGCAAAACGCGAATATGATGCGTCGCTCGGGCGCGAAGCCGAAGAGCCGGTGCCGGATGAGGAAACGACGACGATACTGGGGTGTCTGGTCAGCAGAGGAGTCATCAAAAGAAGTCAGATTGAGGAAGTTGAGCACTTTGCAGAGGCGCGTGGTCTGTCAGTTCGTGATTCCGTAGTCCAGATGAAACTTGCTGATCATGTTCAAGCCACTCAGGCACTGGCGGCTGAGTTGCGAATGCAGTTTGTTGATCTGGAGGACATGCTTCCGGAAGACAATGTGCTTGACGGTTTGCCGCGAAATGTCGTCAAACGGCACACCTGTCTGCCGCTGTTTGAAGATGGGGGACGCCTGCTTGTTGCCTGCGCTGATGAGCCTGCTCCGGAACTCGAAGATGAAGTTCGCATGAGATTCGGAATACCAATGCAGGGAGTCATGGCTGTACCGCGACAGATCAATCAGGCCATTGCCAAGCACTATGCTTCAGGGATTCGTACTGAAGCAGATCCTGTTGGTGGAGCCGGGAGAGACTCTGAGACTGGCGCGAATCAAAACAAGTCCGAAAAGACAACGAATAAAAAATCAACGGTCAGGGAACGAACGACACCACTGACCGACGATGAGAAAGCCCATCGCCGAAACATCAGCCTGATCGCCCTTTGCTGGTCAGTAATCGTGCCTCTGTGTGTTATGAATACCCTGACAGAGATAGGCGGACTCATACAGACCTGCGTTACGGCTGCTGTTGCTGCCCTGGTGGCCGGTATTCTCCGTGTGTCCTGGTGGAAGTAG